GATCGATACAGGCAAAACTGCGTCTCGAATATAGTCGATCTTTCATAGTTCCGGCTCCACTTTCTTGGCAGGGGGTGGAGCTGTGCTGCCTCTTTCGACCAGGCGGCAACCTAATTCTACACGGCGTGCGCTCCGTTCGCCATCTGGCAGAGTGAGAGCTTCTTCAAGCAGGTTGAGTGCGACATGCCCGATCTCCTCCATAGGGACATGCATTGTGGTGAGGGGAGGATTGGAGAGTTCTCCGAATAATGCATTGTCAAAGCCTGTTACAGATACGTCCTTGGGAACGTTGTAGCCCGTATTTTGAAGTGCATTGATGGCGCCAAGTGCAACATTGTCTGCTGAGCAGAAGAACGCAGTATAGGGGGCGATACCATCATGCTCCCTCAACCACTTTCCCATATTGTCTTCAACCACGTCCTGCTGGTAATCACCAACGTCAATCACCATCTCGGGATGAGTTTCAAGGCCAGCCAGCCGAAGAGCGTCAAGGTACCCCTCTGTTCTTTGACGGCCAACACGGCGACGACCCCAAGTCAAATGACCAATATTGCGATGTCCCAGTTTAAGGAGGTGGTCCACGGCCAGTTTTGCGCCGTATCGGTTGCTCGGGGTCACTGTATCAACCCGCATGGATGGATCTTGACCGCTAAGAATGACTGAGGAACAGGGCAGTTTAGCCAAGACATCTATGAGTTCTTGCTTGTCATCTTGCATGACAGCAATGCCCTGAGGTCGGTGTTTCATAACCGCGCGGCTGACATTGGCGGGGTCGATCTGCTCATCCTCTTCAATATGAGGGATGAGACGGATACCGCGACTTTGGCATTCCTTCCGAAATGCGTTGAGCATGGTCCAAGCGACGAAGTTTCTGTCGGATTTTGGAAAGGCTTTTTTTGTTCCTACCAAAAGTACAGTCGAGAGAAGAGAAATAGAGGCTTTACGTCGTCTCTTCGCAAGATATCCGGTTTCACGAGCAACGCTTAATACACGTTCCTGCACTTGGCTGCTTATGGGAGCCGATGCATTTAAGACATGTGAAACCGTGCTGATTGACACGTTCGCGAGTTCTGCAATTTGCTTGATACCGGTTGCCACGAAACTTCCATTCTTCAAGGTTTCTATAAGTAAGTAGTGAATGAAAATATTTTCATATGCAACGCTTACGTATGGGAGGAAACAGAGATTATGAAGTGGTTTGTTGATGAAATTTACTTATGTATTTCAAAAATAGTACCAAACATTCTTATAGATATTAGTCAGCATACTTCGCTAATAAATTGATTCAACTGAGCAAATAACTGATTTCACAAGGATGGGATGATTTTGAAATTATTAGGTGTGT
The sequence above is drawn from the Pseudovibrio sp. Tun.PSC04-5.I4 genome and encodes:
- a CDS encoding LacI family DNA-binding transcriptional regulator, which gives rise to MATGIKQIAELANVSISTVSHVLNASAPISSQVQERVLSVARETGYLAKRRRKASISLLSTVLLVGTKKAFPKSDRNFVAWTMLNAFRKECQSRGIRLIPHIEEDEQIDPANVSRAVMKHRPQGIAVMQDDKQELIDVLAKLPCSSVILSGQDPSMRVDTVTPSNRYGAKLAVDHLLKLGHRNIGHLTWGRRRVGRQRTEGYLDALRLAGLETHPEMVIDVGDYQQDVVEDNMGKWLREHDGIAPYTAFFCSADNVALGAINALQNTGYNVPKDVSVTGFDNALFGELSNPPLTTMHVPMEEIGHVALNLLEEALTLPDGERSARRVELGCRLVERGSTAPPPAKKVEPEL